The Theropithecus gelada isolate Dixy chromosome X, Tgel_1.0, whole genome shotgun sequence genome includes a window with the following:
- the FAM133A gene encoding protein FAM133A yields the protein MGKRDNRVAYMNPIAMARWRGPTQSVGPTIQDYLNRPRPTWEEVKKQLENKKTGSKALAEFEEKMNENWKKELEKSREKLLSGNESSSKKREKKRKKKKKSCRSSSSSSSSDSSSSSSDSEDEEKKQGKRRKKKKNRSYKSSQSSTYESESESKESVKKKKKSKDETEKEKDIRSLSKKRKKSYPEDKPLSSESSSESDYEEDVQAKKKRRCEEREQAKEKVKKKKKKQHKKRSKKKKKKSGSSHKSR from the coding sequence ATGGGGAAGCGGGATAATCGGGTAGCCTATATGAATCCTATCGCAATGGCCAGATGGAGAGGCCCAACTCAATCTGTGGGCCCAACAATCCAAGATTATCTAAATCGACCCAGGCCCACCTGggaagaagtaaagaaacaattagaaaataaaaaaacaggctCAAAAGCATTAGctgaatttgaagaaaaaatgaatgaaaattggaagaaagaacttgaaaaaagcagagagaaattaTTAAGTGGAAATGAGAGCTcatctaaaaaaagagaaaaaaagagaaagaaaaagaagaaatcttgtCGGTCTTCATCTTCTTCGTCAAGCTCTGATTCTTCAAGCAGTTCTTCAGATTCTGAGgatgaggaaaagaaacaaggaaaaagaagaaagaaaaagaagaaccgTTCATACAAATCATCCCAAAGCTCTACGTACGAATCAGAATCAGAGAGCAAGGagtctgtaaaaaagaaaaagaagtcaaaggaTGAAACCGAGAAGGAAAAGGATATAAGAAGCCTcagcaagaagagaaagaaaagttatcCTGAAGATAAACCTTTATCATCTGAGTCCTCATCTGAATCAGATTATGAAGAGGATGTGCAAGCAAAAAAGAAGAGACGGTGTGAAGAGCGAGAACaagcaaaggaaaaagtaaagaagaagaagaagaaacagcacAAGAAACGtagtaagaagaagaaaaagaagtctgGATCAAGTCACAAGTCAAGATAA